Proteins encoded together in one Gadus chalcogrammus isolate NIFS_2021 chromosome 18, NIFS_Gcha_1.0, whole genome shotgun sequence window:
- the LOC130371487 gene encoding inhibitory synaptic factor 2A-like, whose protein sequence is MVSKEAGKYALTNHSESESEAGPSLALEVKYPLDAGQQQQQSVRKRNKALQVRFKDICEAQNEQQREAAALQAGGRPAKSSSYKVAHRKYMTVPARRSIPNVTRSTGVQTSPDLRKRYQTFPFERKKGHTFKHAAAVETYTARDNGFVVVEVVPPPRAPPQPPRALAGRGLDEEEEEEEAAAAACGRGGVRRTRALLHTNECVATVEQHRAPAGLCSDALLLSCPAEVSALPDAPPGGGGGGDYQLCSVPPSGNPRPRPQRREDGAGCGAKRQLLNVEEGSARTLPDRVSRVTGPLTWNSLTQVECLDSPSVRRKKGLQLNGLQSQTLPRAGAGAGCSRQPPPSPPLRATEGPPLLSPCGAGGPGGAMALGPGSPEACKQIVPVTKDGDVKAQLQVMENMISSSQETIKVLLGVIQELEKGEAHREGLSYRTGQDTANCDTCRNSACIIYSVELDFKQQEDKLQPLMKRLCPPEESGFPPLPYPQEAFTSTPKRKSKADSKKHPRWKLWFL, encoded by the exons ATGGTGAGCAAGGAGGCTGGCAAGTACGCGCTCACCAACCACTCAGAGTCCGAGTCGGAGGCGGGCCCCTCGCTGGCCCTGGAGGTGAAGTACCCGCTGGAcgccggccagcagcagcagcagtcggtGCGGAAGCGGAACAAGGCGCTGCAGGTGCGCTTCAAGGACATCTGCGAGGCGCAGAACGAGCAGCAGCGCGAGGCCGCCGCCCTGCAGGCCGGGGGCCGGCCCGCCAAGTCCTCGTCCTACAAAGTGGCGCACCGCAAGTACATGACCGTGCCGGCGCGCCGCTCCATCCCCAACGTCACGCGCAGCACGGGCGTGCAGACCTCGCCCGACCTGCGCAAGCGCTACCAGACCTTCCCCTTCGAGCGTAAGAAGGGCCACACCTTCAAGCACGCGGCGGCGGTGGAGACGTACACGGCCCGCGACAACGGCttcgtggtggtggaggtggtgccgCCGCCGCGGGCGCCACCGCAGCCGCCGCGGGCGCTCGCCGGACGGGggctggacgaggaggaggaggaggaggaggcggcggcggcggcgtgcggCCGGGGCGGGGTCCGTCGGACGCGGGCCCTGCTCCACACCAACGAGTGCGTGGCCACGGTGGAGCAGCACAGGGCGCCGGCGGGCCTGTGCTCCGACGCGCTGCTGCTGAGCTGCCCTGCGGAGGTCAGCGCCCTCCCGGAcgcgccaccagggggcggcggcggcggggactACCAGCTCTGCAGCGTCCCCCCGTCCGGGAACCCCAGGCCCCGGCCGCAGCGGCGGGAGGACGGGGCGGGCTGCGGGGCCAAGAGGCAGCTGCTGAACGTGGAGGAGGGCTCGGCCCGCACCCTGCCGGACAGGGTGTCCAGGGTCACGGGCCCCCTCACCTGGAACTCCCTCACGCAGGTGGAGTGTCTGGACAGCCCCTCcgtgaggaggaagaagggccTGCAGCTCAACGGCCTGCAGTCTCAGACGCTGCCCCgagccggggccggggccgggtgcTCGAGGCAGCCGCCGCCCTCTCCGCCTCTACGGGCCACGGAGGGCCCGCCTCTCCTGTCCCCGTGCGGcgcgggggggcccgggggagcGATGGCGCTGGGTCCGGGGTCGCCGGAGGCGTGTAAGCAGATAGTGCCAGTGACTAAAGACGGGGATGTTAAAGCACAGCTGCAGGTCATGGAGAACATGATCAGCTCCAGTCAGGAGACCATCAAGGTGCTGCTGGGGGTCatccaggagctggagaagggcgAGGCCCACAGAGAAGG CCTCTCTTATCGAACGGGACAGGACACAGCAAACTGCGACACGTGTCGCAACAGCGCATGCATTATTTACAG tGTGGAGCTGGACTTCAAACAGCAGGAGGACAAGCTGCAGCCTCTAATGAAGAGGCTGTGCCCCCCCGAGGAGTCTGGATTCCCCCCGCTGCCTTACCCCCAGGAGGCCTTCACCTCCACGCCCAAACGCAAGTCCAAAGCCGACTCCAAGAAGCACCCGCGCTGGAAACTTTGGTTCCTTTGA